Genomic window (Puniceicoccus vermicola):
ACCCGGCGATTGTGGATGCCGGACATCTTGGTGATCGATGCGAGCTGCTTGGCGTCAAAATTTTCGAGAAGATCGGCATCCGTCCTTTCGTTGGGGGCCAGGCAGTAGTGCATGTCGAGGATGGCGGAGCTCATCACTCTTCGATGGGTTTTCCCTGCTCGCGGGCAAAGGTGAGAATGTCCTGAAGGGTCTGAAGCTCTTGGGTCTTTTCTGGTGGAACACTCAGTCCAGCTTGGTCCTCGAGCTCGGCCATCAGGAGAACGACTTTCAGGGAGTCGTAAACACCTTGGTCTTGAAAGGGGGTTTCGAGGGTTAGACTAGACCCTTCGATCTCGAATAGGTCCGCGATGGTGGCACGTAATTCTTCTAGTTTCATGGGGTCGAGGATTCGGGTAGAGGATGGCGGGTGCGGATGCGGGCGGGAACTCCCATCGCCACCGCTCCGTCAGGAATGTTGGTGAGTGCAAAAGAACAGGCTCCGAGCACGGCATGCGCGCCAACGGATTTATTGGGATAGACCACCGCATTGGAACCAAGGTAGCCACACTCCCCAACCGTAACATGTCCGAGAACCCGGCCCCCGGGAGCGACTTGGGAGAAATCGGCCATTTCCGTGTCATGCCCAACGGAACTTTGGTTGTGAACGATCACATGTCGGCCAATCTTTGCCGTCGGAGAAATATTGGAGCAGACCCCAACGTAGCACCCCGCACCCAGTTGAATGTCTTCAGCAACAGCGGCGGAAGGGTCGATGAGCGTTTCAGGGATCCAACCAAGGGACTCCGCTCGGCGAGCCACATCGCGACGAGTCGCATTGTTCCCGATCCCAACCTGAAAATAGACCGGACCTTGAAGAGAGGAGGCGACGTCGTCCATCCCTCCGAGAACCGGAAAGCCACTGATCGTCTTTCCGAGCAGCTTCCGGTCATCGTCGCAGAAACCGAGAATCTCGTAAGTGGGCGCAACCTTGTTGATATTCTTCGCCAGCCACAAGACTTCGACACCGTGCCCGCCAGCACCAATGATCACAAGTGGTTTTGTTGAGGACATTTCGATTCAGGACGAGAAGTGGGATGATAGTGAAGAATGCATAACTTAAGACCAGCAAGGCGGAGAAATCAATCCGGCTCTGTGCCGGTAGGACAGAAGTCTTCCGTTTTACGGTGTTCAGGGTAATTGATTTTACCTGGTTAAATCTGTTTGACGAAAAGACAAAAGATCTTAATTTAGCTCAATCATGAAAAGGAAAGTTCGGAAAAAAGTCGAAGGGCAGACGGCTTACTATCATTTGATGAGTCGGACCGTGAACGGGGAGGCTTTGTTTGGAGATCGGGAGAGGGAGGTTCTGCGGAAGATGATTTGGCAGGTAGCCGATTTTTCCGGGGTGCGTGTGGTGACTTATGCGGTGATGAAGAACCATTTTCATCTAATGGTGGAGGTGCCTCCGGTGACGGAAGTTTCGGATGCGGAATTGCTTCGACGGTATCGGAGGCTTTATCCGAAGCCGACTCCTTGGAATCCGATGAGGGCGGAGGTTTTGGAGAAGACTCTGGCCGAAGATGGAGAGGAGGCAGAGATCCTGAGGAAAAACCTCACGCGTCGGATGCATGACATTTCGTGGCTAATGAAAACGCTCAAGCAGCGCTTTACCCTCTGGTTTAATCGGTCGAGAGAGCGGTTTGGGCCGTTGTGGTGTGAGCGGTTCAAGAGTGTATTGATTGAGGGGGATCGCTGGGCTTTGCGCACGGTGGCTGCCTATATTGATTTGAATGCAGTTCGCGCCGGGCTGGTCGAGGACCCGAAGGACTATCGTTTTTGCGGATACGGCGAAGCTATGGGCGGAAGCCGTTTGGCTCGCAAGGGGCTGATGGTGGTGGATCGAGATCTGGCTGGATACCGACAAACCCTTTATGGCTCTGGAGGGGGAGAGAAAGAGGGAAAGGTCGCGATTGATCGCGAGGAAGCGGTTCGAGTCTTGGAAGAGGAAAAAGGGAAACTGCCCCTTTCCGTCATTCTCCGCTGCCGGGTGAGGTATTTTGCGGACGGAATTGTCCTGGGCTCTCCTGAATTTGTAGATGATCATCTGAAATCCGAGCAGGATGGCCGTCTTCGTCCCCGCAAGCCTCTGCAAATGCGCGGAGCCGATTGGCGGGGGCTCTCGGTGGGGAATGGAATGAGAAAGAACTTATTCGGGTAGGGCTCGTCGTCTCCCAGTTTCGGACAAATTCCGCAGCGCACTCAGCACCCTAGATGGTTGGGTGAAGGGCGGAGCTTTGGCGAGAGAATTTTGCGAGAGCCGATTTGATCGGAGTCTCTGCCGGCTTCCTCCAACATAGCCTCTCCGCGAATGGAGGAAATCTGTTCCTCTCCGTTTCTTTTGGCAAAAACTGAAGCCAATGCCCTGTTGTCAGTTATTTTTAACCAGGTAAAATATTTGGTGAAGATCTGGAAACAAGTGTGGGGGGTCGAAGAAAACGTTTGCCGATAGCGTCTGGCAGGAGTTTGTTGATTCTTTAATGGAGGGACGGTTTCATATTCTCGGTTCAAGCAGCGCAGGGAATTGTGCTTTGCTGGAAACCGAGGAGTCGCGCATTTTGATCGACGCGGGTTTTTCGGGGCGCCGGACGGTGTCGATGCTGCGGGAGATTGGAGTGGAACCGGAAGATCTCGAT
Coding sequences:
- a CDS encoding acetyltransferase — its product is MSSTKPLVIIGAGGHGVEVLWLAKNINKVAPTYEILGFCDDDRKLLGKTISGFPVLGGMDDVASSLQGPVYFQVGIGNNATRRDVARRAESLGWIPETLIDPSAAVAEDIQLGAGCYVGVCSNISPTAKIGRHVIVHNQSSVGHDTEMADFSQVAPGGRVLGHVTVGECGYLGSNAVVYPNKSVGAHAVLGACSFALTNIPDGAVAMGVPARIRTRHPLPESSTP
- a CDS encoding transposase, with product MKRKVRKKVEGQTAYYHLMSRTVNGEALFGDREREVLRKMIWQVADFSGVRVVTYAVMKNHFHLMVEVPPVTEVSDAELLRRYRRLYPKPTPWNPMRAEVLEKTLAEDGEEAEILRKNLTRRMHDISWLMKTLKQRFTLWFNRSRERFGPLWCERFKSVLIEGDRWALRTVAAYIDLNAVRAGLVEDPKDYRFCGYGEAMGGSRLARKGLMVVDRDLAGYRQTLYGSGGGEKEGKVAIDREEAVRVLEEEKGKLPLSVILRCRVRYFADGIVLGSPEFVDDHLKSEQDGRLRPRKPLQMRGADWRGLSVGNGMRKNLFG
- a CDS encoding acyl carrier protein encodes the protein MKLEELRATIADLFEIEGSSLTLETPFQDQGVYDSLKVVLLMAELEDQAGLSVPPEKTQELQTLQDILTFAREQGKPIEE